A genomic window from Chitinophaga pollutisoli includes:
- a CDS encoding tetratricopeptide repeat protein: MAENKANTKQPDAAVKKQDFDLQATADRASDFYGKNKNIINIVVLAFVIGFGGYFAYKRFVKAPAEEKAQVAIFQAQNFFAADSLAKALNGDGNNYGFLQVIDKYGSTKAGNLARYYAGVCHVRLGEYQKGIDQLKQFSSNDLVVSSIANGLIGDAYMELNNAADAVSYYKKAGASDNEITSPMYLMRAGLALEKANKPDEAIAVYQQIKQKYPRTNEGREMEKYLARLGVVK; this comes from the coding sequence ATGGCAGAAAATAAAGCAAACACCAAACAGCCCGATGCGGCGGTGAAAAAACAGGACTTCGATCTGCAGGCCACTGCGGACAGGGCTTCTGATTTCTACGGCAAGAACAAGAACATCATCAATATCGTGGTGCTGGCTTTTGTGATCGGCTTCGGCGGATACTTCGCCTACAAGCGTTTTGTAAAAGCACCGGCGGAAGAGAAAGCGCAGGTAGCCATCTTCCAGGCGCAGAACTTCTTCGCGGCCGATTCCCTGGCCAAAGCCCTCAACGGTGACGGCAACAATTACGGTTTCCTCCAGGTGATCGACAAATACGGCAGCACCAAAGCCGGTAACCTCGCCCGTTACTACGCAGGCGTTTGCCATGTTCGCCTCGGCGAATACCAGAAAGGCATCGACCAGCTGAAACAGTTCTCCAGCAACGACCTCGTTGTATCTTCCATCGCAAACGGCCTCATCGGCGATGCTTACATGGAACTGAACAACGCCGCCGACGCAGTGAGCTACTACAAAAAAGCAGGCGCTTCCGATAACGAGATCACTTCGCCCATGTACCTCATGCGCGCAGGCCTGGCACTAGAAAAAGCCAACAAACCTGATGAAGCGATCGCCGTTTACCAACAAATCAAACAAAAATACCCCCGCACCAACGAAGGCCGTGAAATGGAGAAATACCTGGCAAGATTGGGCGTGGTGAAATAA
- a CDS encoding KGG domain-containing protein produces the protein MQEQHHDNMLMKDANRQERYGEQEEYNDDKNNRLEGYDENELDAADRRNQREANLADGDAAAHGETQKRTPSRRGFAAMDKEKQRQIASKGGKASHGGGRKPSKPR, from the coding sequence ATGCAGGAGCAACATCACGACAACATGCTGATGAAAGACGCCAACAGGCAGGAGCGTTACGGAGAACAAGAGGAATATAACGACGATAAAAACAATCGTCTAGAAGGGTATGATGAAAACGAATTGGATGCCGCCGACCGTCGTAATCAGCGTGAAGCCAACCTGGCTGATGGTGATGCCGCTGCGCATGGGGAAACGCAAAAACGCACTCCCAGCAGAAGGGGCTTTGCGGCAATGGATAAAGAAAAACAACGCCAGATTGCCAGTAAAGGCGGGAAGGCCTCCCACGGCGGTGGCCGTAAACCCAGCAAACCCCGCTGA
- a CDS encoding EVE domain-containing protein, translating into MQYWLVKSEPFKYSWDQFVKDKQTFWDGVRNYAARNNLRSMKKGDQVLWYHSNEGLEIVGIAKVVKESYQDPTTPDPAWLAVDLAPVKKLKKPVTLAQIKAEKSLANMDLIRLGRLSVGTVKPEEFEKIMEMAGM; encoded by the coding sequence ATGCAATACTGGTTAGTGAAATCGGAACCGTTCAAATATTCCTGGGACCAATTCGTGAAAGACAAGCAGACGTTCTGGGACGGTGTCCGCAACTACGCCGCCCGCAACAACCTCCGCTCCATGAAGAAAGGAGACCAGGTATTGTGGTACCATAGCAACGAAGGCCTGGAAATCGTAGGCATCGCCAAAGTGGTAAAGGAATCCTACCAGGACCCCACCACGCCCGATCCCGCCTGGCTGGCAGTAGACCTCGCACCGGTGAAGAAGCTTAAAAAGCCCGTCACCCTCGCGCAGATAAAAGCCGAGAAAAGCCTCGCCAACATGGACCTCATCCGGCTCGGCCGCTTGTCGGTCGGAACGGTGAAGCCCGAAGAATTTGAAAAAATCATGGAAATGGCGGGTATGTAA
- the ribH gene encoding 6,7-dimethyl-8-ribityllumazine synthase, giving the protein MSVHNQTLLNNTGTLQLEGASVVIVSTEWNDFVTNELVAGCQRTLDEYKIAHRTHIVPGSFELPFACKQIWEQTRGTGLQPSAIIAFGCVIRGETPHFDYVCNAVTDGILQLNLELPVPVIFGVLTVNTVEQATDRLGGAHGHKGEEGALTALKMIGFQRQLAKSAR; this is encoded by the coding sequence ATGTCCGTACATAATCAGACTTTACTCAACAACACTGGCACTCTTCAACTGGAAGGTGCCAGTGTTGTTATTGTATCTACAGAATGGAACGATTTCGTCACCAACGAACTGGTGGCAGGCTGCCAGCGCACGCTCGACGAATATAAAATCGCCCACCGCACCCATATCGTGCCCGGCTCCTTCGAGCTGCCCTTCGCCTGCAAACAAATCTGGGAACAAACCCGCGGCACCGGCCTGCAACCTTCGGCCATCATCGCCTTCGGCTGCGTCATCCGTGGAGAAACTCCGCACTTCGATTATGTCTGCAACGCTGTAACCGATGGTATCCTTCAACTCAACCTCGAACTCCCCGTTCCCGTCATTTTCGGCGTACTCACCGTGAACACGGTGGAACAGGCTACCGACCGCCTCGGCGGCGCGCATGGCCACAAAGGAGAAGAAGGCGCGCTCACCGCACTGAAGATGATCGGATTTCAACGTCAGTTGGCAAAAAGTGCCCGATAA
- a CDS encoding Sir2 family NAD-dependent protein deacetylase has protein sequence MKPKLVVLTGAGISAESGLRTFRDSDGLWEGHDVYEVASPSGWQQNPSLVQEFYNLRRKDVLAARPNAAHTGLAALEQWYDVRIITQNIDDLHERGGSSRVLHLHGEILKMRSVHDETKLYDIREDIAMGQVAPDGGQFRPHVVWFGEDVSMIQPAVLEIVQADIFVLIGTSLNVYPAAGLVNYLRADVPRYIIDKKIPPVSDSHDWTLIEKPATEGVGELLRLLRP, from the coding sequence ATGAAACCCAAACTCGTCGTGCTCACAGGTGCAGGCATCAGCGCCGAAAGCGGCCTCCGGACTTTCAGAGACTCAGACGGTCTCTGGGAAGGCCACGACGTCTACGAAGTCGCCTCACCCTCCGGCTGGCAGCAGAACCCTTCCCTCGTACAGGAATTCTACAACCTGCGCCGCAAAGACGTGCTTGCCGCACGGCCCAACGCCGCCCATACCGGACTGGCAGCGCTGGAACAGTGGTACGACGTGCGCATCATTACCCAGAACATCGACGACCTGCATGAACGGGGCGGCTCTTCGCGGGTGCTTCACCTGCATGGAGAAATCCTGAAAATGCGCAGCGTGCATGACGAAACCAAACTCTACGATATCCGGGAAGATATCGCCATGGGGCAGGTGGCTCCGGACGGCGGGCAGTTCCGTCCGCACGTGGTATGGTTCGGGGAAGATGTGAGCATGATCCAGCCAGCGGTGCTGGAGATCGTACAGGCGGATATATTCGTGCTGATCGGAACCTCGCTGAACGTGTACCCCGCAGCCGGATTGGTGAATTACCTGCGGGCGGATGTACCGCGGTACATCATCGACAAGAAGATCCCGCCGGTGAGCGATTCGCACGACTGGACGCTGATCGAGAAGCCTGCGACGGAAGGCGTGGGGGAGTTGCTGCGATTGTTACGCCCATAA
- the gyrA gene encoding DNA gyrase subunit A, with protein MIENTDNQDNQKEGRIVQINIEEQMKTAYIDYSMSVIVGRALPDVRDGFKPVHRRVLFGMYELGNTHNKPYKKSARVVGDVMGKYHPHGDSSVYDTMVRMAQPWSLRYMLIDGQGNFGSIDGDMPAAMRYTEVRLQKFAEAMLEDLDKDTVDFTLNFDDTLQEPLVLPTRIPNLLANGASGIAVGMATNIMPHNLSELVDGLTAMIDDRNITVEELIKHIKAPDFPTGGIIYGFEGVKAGFETGRGRVVVRGKINSETSKTGKERLVIYELPYQVNKAVLHQKIAQLVNDKVIEGISDVRDESDREGMRLVIDLKREAIPNVIINQLYKYSELQTSYGINNVVLVKGRPRIMNLKELLEEFIEFRHEVVTRRTAYELREAEKKAHILAGYLIALDHLDEVIALIRNSATPDVAREGLMSNFGLSEIQAKAILELRLQRLTGMERDKIREEYEEIMQLIGRLKEILADEGLRMGIIKTELEEVKKKFGDERKTEIQYLAAEMRIEDIIAEEDVVITISHLGYIKRTSAYDYRQQKRGGRGAIGGKTRDEDYIEHLFVASTHHTMLFFTEKGRCYWLKVYEIPEGEKASKGRAIQNLIQLPSDDKIRAIIDIKDLGDKDFINNHYIVLCTRNGIIKKTLLEEFSRPRTNGVNAITVNDGDQLLEAKLTNGNSEIMMAVKSGRAIRFPENTVRDTGRGAIGVRGIEVDNEKDEVVGMICVDKEDKTKTVLVVSEKGFGKRTDIEEYRITNRGGKGVKTISVTEKTGPLIAILDVTENNDLMITCKSGITIRMAVGDVREAGRATQGVRLIRMDESDEIAAVARLDEQEEEEVVEGVEGAEGAEGAESAEGTGENAEGAEDAGNGEEAASEDAGQPAEE; from the coding sequence ATGATAGAGAACACGGACAATCAAGACAATCAAAAGGAAGGTAGAATTGTTCAGATCAACATTGAGGAGCAGATGAAGACCGCTTACATCGATTATTCGATGTCTGTGATCGTGGGCCGCGCGTTGCCGGATGTAAGGGATGGTTTCAAACCTGTTCACCGCCGCGTGCTGTTTGGCATGTATGAACTGGGGAATACGCATAACAAACCTTACAAGAAATCTGCCCGTGTTGTTGGGGACGTAATGGGTAAATACCACCCGCACGGCGACTCGTCCGTTTACGACACCATGGTTCGCATGGCGCAGCCCTGGTCGCTGCGGTATATGCTGATCGACGGTCAGGGTAACTTCGGTTCCATCGACGGCGATATGCCTGCGGCCATGCGTTATACGGAGGTCCGCCTCCAGAAGTTCGCGGAAGCCATGCTGGAAGACCTCGATAAGGATACGGTGGATTTCACGCTCAACTTCGACGATACGTTGCAGGAGCCCCTGGTACTGCCCACCCGCATTCCCAACCTGCTCGCCAACGGCGCGTCCGGTATCGCGGTAGGGATGGCCACCAACATCATGCCCCACAATCTCTCCGAGCTCGTGGATGGTCTGACGGCCATGATCGACGACCGCAACATCACCGTTGAAGAACTCATCAAACATATCAAAGCGCCCGACTTCCCGACCGGCGGTATCATCTATGGCTTCGAAGGCGTAAAAGCGGGCTTCGAAACCGGCCGTGGCAGGGTAGTAGTACGCGGTAAGATCAATTCGGAGACCAGCAAAACCGGTAAGGAAAGACTGGTGATTTACGAATTGCCTTACCAGGTGAACAAAGCCGTGCTGCACCAGAAAATCGCGCAGCTGGTGAACGACAAGGTAATCGAAGGGATTTCCGACGTGCGCGACGAGAGCGACCGCGAAGGCATGCGCCTGGTGATCGATCTCAAGCGCGAAGCGATCCCCAACGTGATCATCAACCAGCTGTACAAATATTCCGAGTTGCAGACTTCTTACGGCATCAACAACGTGGTGCTCGTGAAAGGCCGCCCCAGGATCATGAACCTGAAGGAGCTGCTGGAAGAATTTATCGAATTCCGCCACGAAGTAGTGACCCGCCGTACTGCTTACGAATTGCGCGAAGCGGAAAAGAAAGCCCACATCCTGGCGGGTTACCTCATCGCGCTGGACCACCTCGACGAAGTGATCGCCCTTATCCGCAACTCCGCTACACCGGACGTGGCAAGGGAAGGGCTGATGAGCAACTTCGGCCTGAGCGAAATCCAGGCGAAAGCCATCCTGGAACTGCGCCTCCAGCGTTTGACAGGCATGGAGCGCGATAAAATCCGCGAAGAATACGAAGAAATCATGCAGTTGATCGGCAGACTGAAAGAGATCCTGGCAGACGAAGGCCTGCGTATGGGCATTATCAAAACGGAACTGGAAGAAGTGAAAAAGAAGTTCGGCGACGAACGGAAAACTGAGATCCAGTACCTGGCGGCCGAAATGCGCATCGAAGATATCATCGCCGAAGAAGACGTGGTAATCACCATTTCCCATCTCGGTTACATCAAACGCACTTCCGCTTACGACTACCGCCAGCAGAAACGCGGCGGCCGCGGGGCGATCGGCGGCAAAACGCGTGACGAAGATTACATCGAGCACCTGTTCGTGGCTTCCACGCACCATACCATGCTGTTCTTCACCGAAAAAGGCCGTTGCTACTGGCTGAAGGTGTACGAAATCCCCGAAGGGGAGAAAGCCAGCAAGGGCCGCGCCATCCAGAACCTCATCCAGCTCCCGTCAGACGACAAGATCCGCGCGATCATCGATATCAAGGACCTGGGCGATAAGGACTTCATCAACAACCACTACATCGTACTCTGCACCCGCAACGGTATCATCAAGAAAACCCTGCTGGAAGAGTTCAGCCGCCCGCGCACCAATGGCGTGAACGCCATCACGGTGAATGACGGCGACCAGCTGCTGGAAGCCAAGCTAACCAACGGCAACAGCGAAATCATGATGGCCGTGAAGAGCGGCCGCGCGATCCGTTTCCCTGAAAATACCGTGCGCGACACAGGGCGCGGCGCCATCGGGGTACGCGGCATCGAGGTAGATAACGAGAAAGACGAAGTTGTTGGTATGATTTGTGTTGATAAGGAAGACAAGACGAAAACCGTGCTCGTGGTTTCCGAAAAAGGCTTCGGCAAACGTACCGACATCGAGGAGTACCGTATCACCAATCGCGGGGGCAAAGGGGTTAAGACTATCAGCGTAACTGAAAAAACCGGTCCATTGATCGCCATCCTGGACGTTACTGAGAACAACGACCTCATGATCACCTGTAAATCAGGCATTACCATCCGTATGGCAGTGGGCGATGTCCGTGAAGCAGGGCGCGCTACGCAGGGCGTAAGGCTTATCCGTATGGACGAGTCTGACGAAATAGCGGCAGTGGCACGGCTCGACGAGCAGGAGGAAGAAGAAGTTGTGGAAGGAGTTGAAGGAGCAGAAGGTGCTGAAGGCGCAGAAAGCGCGGAAGGTACCGGTGAAAACGCAGAAGGTGCTGAAGATGCCGGAAACGGTGAGGAAGCGGCCAGTGAAGACGCGGGACAGCCTGCAGAAGAATAA
- a CDS encoding saccharopine dehydrogenase C-terminal domain-containing protein, with the protein MKHVLLFGAGKSATVLIDYLLANAPRQKWHITVADNDLMLIKSKIGKSYYATAAAIDVKDPSVRQPLVKETDLVISLLPPALHITVARDCLQFGKNLLTASYVDPEIRQLEKEIEAAGLLFMYEMGLDPGIDHMSAMKLIQSIEKKGGQISCFRSYCGGLISPESNDNPWQYKISWNARNIVLAGSSGAIYREKGKVKEVPYEHLFDQSKTIQVPGLGKLAWYPNRDSLNYTDIYNLSNIPTFMRATLRYPDFCEGWNAIVKLGLTNDKEKQQTDKLTYAGWTTRHISADPNLSAEENVAQFLGVSSKSKLIRQLKFLGILNGDLINLGEQTDAGVLQHVLEARLRMEPSDKDMIVMLHEIEFERRNMSTKLSSYMIVQGEDNLRTAMAKTVGLPLGILAKLVLSGQVSLTGLQIPIMPEIYNPVLRELEEFDIRFEESFD; encoded by the coding sequence ATGAAGCATGTTCTATTGTTTGGCGCCGGCAAGTCTGCGACCGTACTGATCGATTACCTGCTGGCCAACGCGCCCCGGCAAAAATGGCACATCACCGTGGCCGACAACGACCTCATGCTGATCAAATCCAAGATCGGCAAGTCGTATTATGCCACTGCAGCGGCGATCGACGTGAAGGATCCGTCCGTCCGCCAACCCCTTGTGAAGGAAACCGACCTCGTCATTTCCCTCCTTCCCCCCGCCCTCCACATCACTGTGGCGCGCGACTGCCTGCAATTCGGCAAGAACCTCCTTACCGCTTCCTATGTGGATCCGGAAATCCGCCAGCTCGAAAAAGAAATCGAAGCCGCCGGCCTCCTCTTCATGTACGAAATGGGCCTCGATCCCGGAATCGATCACATGTCCGCCATGAAACTCATCCAGTCGATCGAGAAAAAAGGCGGCCAGATCTCCTGCTTCCGCTCCTATTGCGGCGGCCTCATTTCCCCCGAAAGCAACGACAACCCCTGGCAGTACAAAATCTCCTGGAATGCCCGGAACATCGTACTGGCAGGCTCCTCCGGCGCCATCTACCGCGAAAAGGGAAAAGTGAAGGAAGTGCCCTATGAACACCTGTTCGACCAGTCCAAAACCATCCAGGTGCCCGGCCTCGGCAAACTCGCCTGGTATCCCAACCGCGATTCCCTCAACTACACCGATATCTACAACCTTTCCAATATCCCCACCTTCATGCGCGCCACCCTACGCTACCCCGACTTCTGCGAAGGCTGGAACGCGATCGTTAAACTGGGGCTGACAAACGATAAGGAGAAACAACAGACCGACAAGCTCACCTACGCCGGCTGGACCACCCGGCACATCTCCGCCGACCCCAACCTCTCCGCAGAAGAAAATGTCGCGCAGTTCCTTGGCGTTTCGTCCAAAAGCAAACTTATCCGCCAACTGAAATTTTTAGGGATTTTAAACGGGGATTTGATTAACTTAGGAGAACAAACCGACGCGGGCGTCCTGCAACATGTGCTCGAAGCCCGCCTGAGAATGGAACCATCCGACAAAGACATGATCGTCATGCTCCACGAAATCGAGTTCGAGCGGCGGAACATGAGCACTAAGTTATCAAGTTATATGATCGTGCAGGGAGAAGACAATCTGCGCACCGCAATGGCAAAAACCGTAGGTCTGCCCCTGGGTATCCTGGCGAAGCTCGTGCTCTCCGGCCAGGTGAGCCTCACCGGGCTCCAGATCCCCATAATGCCGGAAATCTACAATCCCGTCCTCCGCGAACTGGAGGAATTCGATATCAGGTTCGAGGAATCTTTCGACTAA
- a CDS encoding (Fe-S)-binding protein — protein MNVHLFIPCFVDQLFPETAFNMVKVLEKLGCTVHYNPNQTCCGQPAFNAGYQDECRSVATKFLKDFHVYDYIVAPSGSCTGFVRNYYGKLFDNSAAHNDVKLLRKNLYEFTEFLTDVLKVTDLGATLEGVGTYHDACGALRECGIKEGPRKLLANVKGLELREMNESETCCGFGGTFAVKFKPISLGMGEQKVHNSADTGADYLISTDLSCLMHLDGYIRKHGQNIKIMHIADVLASGW, from the coding sequence ATGAACGTACATCTTTTCATTCCGTGCTTCGTAGACCAGCTCTTTCCTGAAACCGCCTTCAATATGGTGAAAGTCCTAGAGAAACTGGGCTGCACCGTGCATTACAACCCTAACCAAACCTGCTGCGGACAGCCCGCTTTTAACGCAGGTTACCAGGACGAATGCCGGAGCGTAGCCACCAAATTTCTCAAAGACTTCCACGTATACGACTATATCGTGGCGCCCAGCGGCTCTTGCACCGGATTCGTGCGCAACTATTACGGCAAACTGTTCGATAATTCCGCCGCGCATAACGACGTGAAGCTGCTCCGCAAAAACCTGTATGAGTTCACCGAATTCCTGACCGACGTACTGAAAGTCACCGATCTCGGCGCTACCCTCGAAGGCGTTGGCACCTATCACGACGCCTGCGGCGCCCTGCGCGAATGCGGCATCAAGGAAGGCCCGCGCAAACTGCTGGCCAACGTGAAAGGCCTGGAGCTGCGCGAAATGAACGAATCGGAAACCTGCTGCGGATTCGGAGGCACCTTCGCCGTGAAGTTTAAACCCATCTCCCTCGGCATGGGCGAACAGAAAGTGCATAACTCGGCTGATACCGGCGCGGATTACCTTATCTCCACCGACCTCAGCTGCCTCATGCACCTCGACGGCTACATCCGCAAACACGGACAAAACATCAAAATCATGCACATCGCGGACGTACTGGCCAGCGGCTGGTAA
- the pdhA gene encoding pyruvate dehydrogenase (acetyl-transferring) E1 component subunit alpha translates to MKTKFTKETYLYWYELMLLLRRFEEKAGQLYGMQKIRGFCHLYIGQEAIAAGAMTATKPGDKFITAYRDHALAIAKGISAKACMAELYGKATGCSKGKGGSMHFFSKEHGFFGGHGIVGAQIGTGAGLAFAEQYLGTDNAVLAFFGDGAARQGMLHETFNMAMLWKLPVVFICENNHYAMGTSVERTSNVLDIYKLADAYEMPADSIDGMSCEAVHEGIARAVTRAREGGGPTLLEIKTYRYRGHSMSDPAKYRTKEEVEEYKNRDPLTIVEQTLLKNKWATQADLDTIAERVKAEVEESVNFAEESPWPADDELLKDVYIQEDYPFIVD, encoded by the coding sequence GTGAAAACGAAATTCACCAAAGAGACATATCTGTACTGGTACGAATTGATGCTGTTACTGCGTCGCTTCGAGGAGAAGGCAGGGCAATTATACGGAATGCAGAAGATACGCGGTTTCTGTCACCTGTACATTGGTCAGGAGGCGATCGCGGCAGGTGCTATGACGGCTACGAAACCCGGCGATAAATTCATTACGGCATACCGCGACCACGCATTGGCGATCGCGAAAGGAATTTCTGCGAAGGCCTGCATGGCCGAGCTGTATGGTAAAGCTACCGGCTGCTCCAAAGGTAAAGGCGGATCGATGCACTTTTTCTCCAAGGAACACGGCTTTTTCGGCGGCCACGGTATCGTGGGCGCACAAATAGGGACCGGTGCAGGCCTGGCATTCGCCGAGCAGTACCTGGGTACCGATAACGCGGTATTGGCATTCTTCGGCGACGGCGCCGCCCGCCAGGGTATGCTGCACGAAACGTTCAACATGGCCATGCTGTGGAAACTTCCCGTAGTATTCATCTGCGAGAACAACCATTACGCTATGGGTACATCCGTGGAGCGCACTTCCAACGTACTTGACATTTACAAACTGGCAGATGCTTACGAGATGCCCGCCGATTCGATCGACGGCATGAGCTGCGAAGCCGTTCACGAAGGCATCGCCCGTGCGGTAACCCGTGCACGGGAAGGCGGCGGGCCCACCCTGCTGGAAATCAAAACATACCGCTACCGCGGCCACTCCATGTCCGACCCGGCTAAATACCGCACCAAGGAAGAAGTGGAAGAATATAAGAACAGGGATCCGCTGACCATCGTTGAGCAAACGCTCCTGAAAAACAAATGGGCCACGCAGGCAGATCTGGATACGATCGCCGAAAGAGTGAAGGCTGAAGTGGAAGAATCCGTGAACTTCGCGGAAGAAAGCCCCTGGCCGGCCGACGACGAGCTGCTGAAAGATGTTTATATTCAAGAAGATTATCCGTTCATCGTCGACTAA